From one Candidatus Amarolinea dominans genomic stretch:
- a CDS encoding SH3 domain-containing protein, giving the protein MPNSSTGTTSLVTPSSHAAPHLAARRRAPPSILLTVILLALATLGCSAGGALSLLPRSAATATPTVTASAGPTRVLIATFTPTPYVPPTVTPTPTVPTATVTPTDTDTPTATPEPPTPTPTPVALAQPLAEDTNARSGPSADYPIVGKIQPGATYDIVGRNDDPDPNQRWWYICCVKGRRAWVKADLVTINGDAAGAPVRQEGPAPTPTWTWTPTLTPTVTSTPVPLFYRAIGPQFYLTNNTFLKIWVKVFFANGDPMPGYQLKLFRREGVGQPIGTPTPVWTATWTPTPTGVWTPAPTATPTGTPDVSQSPWTDISSADLSKDAFSWSQPPGFGDRQAFNLEYTLFAPGNGTYIAYLADTGGHPVSEQIPFTTDAANPYREVYIGFRHIR; this is encoded by the coding sequence ATGCCCAACTCAAGCACGGGCACCACCTCTTTGGTAACGCCATCGAGTCACGCCGCGCCTCATCTGGCCGCGCGCCGCCGCGCCCCACCCAGTATCCTGCTCACCGTCATTCTACTGGCGCTGGCAACCCTGGGCTGCTCCGCGGGCGGCGCCTTGTCACTCCTGCCACGCAGCGCGGCCACGGCCACCCCAACCGTCACCGCCTCCGCCGGCCCCACGCGTGTGCTGATTGCCACCTTTACGCCGACACCCTACGTGCCGCCCACCGTCACCCCAACCCCAACCGTGCCGACGGCGACGGTGACACCCACCGACACCGACACGCCCACCGCGACGCCGGAACCGCCCACGCCCACCCCAACCCCCGTTGCCCTGGCGCAGCCGCTGGCAGAGGACACCAACGCACGCAGCGGCCCCAGCGCCGATTACCCCATTGTAGGCAAGATCCAGCCAGGCGCCACCTATGACATCGTCGGGCGCAATGACGACCCCGACCCCAACCAACGCTGGTGGTACATCTGCTGCGTCAAGGGACGCCGCGCATGGGTCAAGGCCGATCTCGTGACCATCAACGGCGATGCCGCCGGCGCTCCAGTCAGGCAGGAAGGGCCTGCGCCCACCCCCACCTGGACCTGGACGCCCACCCTGACCCCAACCGTGACCTCGACACCGGTGCCGCTCTTCTACCGCGCCATCGGGCCGCAGTTTTACCTGACCAACAACACTTTCCTCAAAATCTGGGTCAAAGTCTTCTTCGCCAACGGCGACCCCATGCCCGGCTATCAACTAAAATTGTTCCGCCGCGAGGGCGTAGGTCAACCCATCGGCACGCCCACGCCGGTTTGGACCGCCACCTGGACGCCAACTCCAACCGGCGTCTGGACGCCCGCGCCCACCGCCACGCCCACCGGCACGCCCGATGTGTCCCAGTCGCCCTGGACGGACATCAGTTCCGCAGACCTGTCCAAAGACGCCTTCTCCTGGTCGCAACCGCCCGGCTTTGGCGACCGGCAGGCGTTCAATCTCGAATACACCCTGTTTGCGCCCGGCAACGGCACTTACATCGCCTACCTGGCCGACACCGGCGGCCATCCTGTTTCCGAGCAGATTCCGTTCACCACGGACGCGGCCAATCCTTACCGGGAGGTGTACATTGGCTTCCGCCACATCCGCTGA
- a CDS encoding SH3 domain-containing protein: MASATSAEHGTPAQNRRTAKHPGRLTAGQRRLVGVLTLALVALLGTMGCSLTSLIRLFPPLTPSPTPIAFLTPVLQPTFTPTVLPLTDTPFPPTPTITPTATDTPTPGPTPTATSTGEPTATATPGPMILVPVAELNVRTGPGTDYPLAGTIRQGETYDIVGRSADYAWWRICCLPDASLAWVTASLVQVSGDATDVEVVTVEPPPAPTFTPAPPTLTPTITPTATEAVGFDVEGIEEFPNWGNNWLKVGAQIKANNGAPLWGYRLMFVLEGRGQSWVSPQVSDSSWGYSAPNRLTPLPDARLVNLQFDTNGFAELGDNVWQVYVVDGSGARRESSIVRLYTSASQPKWYHIRFKRRF, encoded by the coding sequence TTGGCTTCCGCCACATCCGCTGAACACGGTACGCCGGCGCAGAATCGCCGCACCGCCAAGCACCCCGGTCGCCTTACCGCCGGACAGCGTCGCCTGGTCGGCGTCCTGACCCTGGCCCTCGTCGCGCTCTTGGGCACCATGGGCTGCTCGCTGACCAGCCTGATCCGGCTCTTTCCGCCGCTGACACCCTCGCCGACACCGATCGCCTTTCTCACCCCCGTCCTGCAGCCGACCTTCACGCCCACGGTCCTGCCGCTTACCGATACGCCGTTTCCGCCCACACCCACCATCACGCCGACGGCGACCGATACCCCCACGCCTGGCCCCACACCCACCGCCACTTCCACCGGTGAGCCAACCGCCACGGCCACGCCCGGCCCGATGATCCTGGTGCCGGTGGCTGAGCTGAACGTACGCACAGGTCCGGGCACCGACTACCCCCTGGCCGGAACCATTCGCCAGGGCGAAACTTACGACATCGTCGGTCGTTCGGCTGACTACGCCTGGTGGCGCATCTGCTGCCTGCCCGATGCCAGCCTCGCCTGGGTCACAGCCAGCCTGGTGCAGGTCAGCGGTGATGCCACCGATGTCGAAGTAGTCACAGTGGAACCACCGCCAGCGCCGACCTTTACGCCGGCGCCGCCAACCCTCACGCCGACCATCACCCCGACGGCCACCGAAGCCGTTGGCTTCGACGTCGAAGGCATCGAGGAATTCCCCAACTGGGGCAACAACTGGCTCAAGGTAGGTGCGCAAATCAAGGCCAACAACGGCGCGCCGCTCTGGGGCTACCGCCTGATGTTCGTCCTCGAGGGTCGAGGTCAATCATGGGTCAGCCCGCAGGTTTCTGACAGCAGTTGGGGCTATTCCGCGCCCAATCGGCTAACCCCCCTGCCCGACGCGCGCCTGGTCAACCTGCAGTTCGACACCAACGGCTTTGCCGAGCTGGGTGATAACGTCTGGCAGGTCTACGTGGTGGACGGCAGCGGCGCCCGTCGTGAGTCCAGCATCGTGCGTCTCTACACCAGCGCCAGTCAACCCAAGTGGTATCACATTCGCTTCAAGCGCCGTTTCTGA
- a CDS encoding SH3 domain-containing protein: MPLPRYRVLIPLACALFLIVGCTAPGGQSPQTVSPQRTLVPTFTPTAAKPTATPLPPEPTAVPATPTPAEPSTATPLPATPTPLPKPQAVITLNNLNIRSGPSTSYPSIARGAANQRLEITGRNADSSWWQICCVNSKNGWVSAQYVRVEGSTGAVEVVKDVAPPPTSAPQPTARPRPTAQPTTPPAAATIFVQTGLEIRDADDTNFGIVTFWGRLGKTGEATPYSGGYKLRVSAPSGTQEVPFGATWQNANPGQPSEFKYNAKLELPRTAGAFRAVVIDGSGKEVSDVISGNLKDRTHDVLVTWWKR, from the coding sequence ATGCCATTACCGCGCTACCGCGTTCTCATCCCCCTGGCCTGTGCGCTGTTCTTGATCGTTGGCTGCACCGCACCCGGCGGCCAGTCGCCGCAAACGGTTTCCCCGCAGCGCACGCTGGTGCCGACCTTCACCCCGACTGCGGCCAAGCCCACGGCTACCCCCCTGCCCCCGGAACCGACAGCCGTTCCCGCGACACCTACACCCGCAGAACCGTCCACCGCCACGCCGCTGCCCGCCACACCAACACCGCTGCCCAAACCGCAGGCGGTCATCACCCTCAACAATCTCAACATTCGCAGCGGGCCGTCAACCAGCTATCCCAGCATCGCGCGCGGCGCCGCGAATCAGCGTCTGGAAATCACCGGGCGCAATGCCGACAGCAGTTGGTGGCAGATTTGCTGCGTCAACAGCAAGAACGGTTGGGTTTCCGCTCAATATGTGCGCGTCGAGGGCAGTACCGGCGCCGTCGAGGTGGTCAAAGACGTCGCGCCGCCCCCCACGTCGGCGCCGCAGCCCACCGCCCGGCCACGGCCCACCGCTCAGCCAACCACTCCACCGGCCGCGGCCACCATCTTCGTCCAGACTGGCCTGGAAATACGCGACGCGGATGACACCAACTTCGGCATCGTCACCTTCTGGGGTCGCCTGGGCAAAACCGGCGAAGCCACGCCCTACAGCGGCGGCTACAAGCTCCGGGTCAGCGCGCCCTCCGGCACGCAGGAGGTTCCGTTCGGCGCCACCTGGCAAAACGCCAACCCCGGTCAGCCCAGCGAATTCAAATACAACGCCAAACTCGAACTCCCGCGCACCGCGGGCGCATTCCGCGCCGTCGTCATAGATGGCAGCGGCAAGGAAGTCTCTGATGTGATCAGCGGCAACCTCAAAGACAGAACGCACGATGTTCTGGTCACATGGTGGAAACGCTGA
- a CDS encoding OsmC family peroxiredoxin has translation MAVRSAQATWNGTLKEGNGTMKVGSGFFEGPFTFASRFEEGKGTNPEELIGAAHAGCYSMFLSALLTNAGFKPNRINTTATVYLGAGPTITKIELNTEADVPGLDEATFAEKAAAAKQGCPVSKALASVEIELTARLLA, from the coding sequence ATGGCAGTTCGTAGTGCACAAGCAACCTGGAATGGAACATTGAAGGAAGGCAACGGCACGATGAAGGTGGGCAGCGGCTTTTTCGAAGGGCCGTTCACCTTTGCTTCACGCTTCGAGGAAGGTAAGGGCACCAATCCCGAGGAATTGATCGGCGCGGCTCATGCGGGCTGCTATTCGATGTTCCTGTCGGCCCTGCTGACCAACGCGGGCTTCAAGCCGAACCGCATCAACACCACGGCCACAGTGTACCTGGGCGCCGGTCCGACAATCACGAAGATCGAATTGAACACCGAGGCCGATGTCCCCGGCCTGGACGAGGCCACCTTTGCGGAAAAAGCCGCCGCGGCCAAGCAGGGTTGCCCGGTGTCGAAGGCCCTGGCCAGCGTAGAGATCGAACTGACCGCCCGCTTGCTGGCGTAA
- a CDS encoding YceI family protein, translated as MAWTIDPSHTRVVFSARHMMISNVHGSFENVTGVVEFDEKNPMNSALDVQIDASSINTRDAQRDGHLKSPDFLDVAGFPKLTFKGAKMEVLSADRGRITGDLTIRDLTRPVTLDVDFNGIAKSPWGATSAGFTATTKISRKEWGLTWNVALETGGWLVSDNVNINIEAEIIKQA; from the coding sequence ATGGCCTGGACAATTGACCCTTCACACACGCGCGTCGTTTTCTCCGCGCGGCACATGATGATCTCGAACGTGCATGGTTCGTTCGAAAACGTGACCGGCGTCGTCGAGTTCGATGAAAAGAACCCGATGAATTCCGCCCTGGACGTGCAGATTGATGCTTCCAGCATCAACACCCGTGATGCGCAGCGCGACGGTCACCTCAAGTCGCCCGATTTCCTGGATGTGGCGGGTTTTCCGAAGCTGACCTTCAAGGGCGCCAAGATGGAAGTGCTGAGCGCGGATCGCGGCCGCATCACCGGCGACCTGACTATCCGTGACCTGACGCGGCCGGTCACCCTGGATGTGGACTTCAACGGCATCGCCAAAAGTCCCTGGGGCGCTACCAGCGCCGGCTTCACGGCCACCACCAAGATCAGCCGCAAGGAGTGGGGCCTGACCTGGAACGTGGCGCTGGAGACAGGCGGTTGGCTCGTCAGCGACAACGTCAACATCAACATCGAAGCCGAGATCATCAAGCAGGCGTAG
- a CDS encoding MarR family transcriptional regulator, with the protein MPTHFEGDPGQVLALDTFIKLQRASDSFMTRIHARGTHAELTPTQFAVMEALHHLGPMCQNTIGSKILKSSGNITMVIDNLEKNDLVRRERDANDRRMVIVSLTPAGEEVIGRIFPLHAAAICEEMSSLTPDEQRTLGALCRKLGRPAAASTREQTPSRVEDGAMS; encoded by the coding sequence ATGCCAACGCATTTCGAAGGCGATCCGGGACAGGTATTGGCCCTCGACACGTTCATCAAGCTGCAGCGCGCGTCAGACTCCTTCATGACGCGGATACATGCACGTGGCACGCACGCGGAGCTGACGCCGACCCAGTTTGCGGTCATGGAAGCGCTGCATCATCTCGGCCCGATGTGCCAGAACACGATCGGCAGCAAGATCTTGAAGAGCAGCGGCAATATCACGATGGTGATTGACAACCTGGAGAAGAATGACCTGGTGCGCCGCGAGCGTGACGCCAACGACCGCCGCATGGTCATCGTTTCGCTCACTCCGGCCGGCGAAGAAGTCATTGGCCGCATTTTCCCACTCCACGCCGCGGCCATCTGCGAGGAAATGAGCAGCCTGACCCCAGACGAACAACGCACCCTGGGCGCGCTCTGCCGCAAACTCGGCCGCCCCGCTGCCGCTTCGACGCGTGAGCAGACGCCCTCCCGCGTCGAAGATGGGGCGATGTCGTAG
- a CDS encoding glycosyltransferase family 39 protein, translating to MTLFSSSPFSLRRLDRWLAPWMPWLIVALAVGLRFWRLDAQSLWADEGNSASLALRSWSDISLAAAADIHPPLYYWLLNLWVRLFGLSENGLRSLSVFASAATVGLTYDLGRRLFGRVAGLLAAFLLAIAPFHIYYAQEARMYALLTLWATLLVSSFIVFLQQEMIEVSPGRRELPLIGTTPGFIFAVTAILGLYTHYLFPLMLLVVNLVYGAWLISTWARPFRRLRIVRWLFLHLVIIFGFWAWAGIAIERLRAWPASAVSQQGIGAILNALRLLAFGPTADAIAPLWLWPVLAVLLLGLLPVVLDARARAAQPPVQPAAAPARKAGSAATRRRSGRPPRPTVAAPPMAAAPDAPPGAWTAWVVPVLWLLAPLGLMLAFGLFKEAYLKFLLIASPALALLLARGLLLPLALLRSTPRVTGAAPTRSAWLALAWLTLGLVGVSAGAALALNVYYTDSAFARDDYRGMVRTINALATPQDAILLDAPGQRDVFSYYYRGDLPVLALPAQRPPLAAETTATLARDLAGKRRVYALFWATDESDPQRIVETWLDQNAYKVQDAWQGNVRFVIYSLPQATAPMQPLAVTFAPLADLAGLALSVPALPSGEVLEITLRWQVKAATAQRYKVFLQLLDGADQVWAQRDAEPAGESRPTSTWQPGEVIEDRHGLLIAPGTPPGRYRLIAGLYDAATGVRLRTSDADFVDLGLIEVTRPDAPWPRAAFTMQTVVDRQLGDVILLGYNHYPRGFSHAPETPLRRGDILHLDLFWQAVATPMQGQQMTVSLDGPASSQVVSEAGPLASAGYPSSQWQPGEIVRGQLDLTLPADLPAGVYRVVMHVPGTIPIAGADIGMVNIE from the coding sequence ATGACGCTTTTTTCATCTTCGCCCTTTTCGCTGCGCCGCCTCGACCGCTGGCTGGCGCCCTGGATGCCCTGGCTCATCGTGGCCCTGGCCGTTGGTCTGCGTTTCTGGCGCCTGGATGCGCAGAGCCTGTGGGCCGATGAAGGCAACAGCGCCAGCCTGGCCCTGCGCAGTTGGAGCGACATCAGCCTGGCCGCCGCGGCCGACATTCACCCGCCGCTCTACTACTGGCTGCTCAATCTGTGGGTCAGGCTGTTTGGCCTGTCTGAGAACGGACTGCGCAGCCTCTCGGTGTTCGCCTCTGCGGCCACAGTCGGTCTGACCTACGACCTGGGCCGGCGCCTGTTTGGCCGCGTGGCCGGTCTGCTGGCCGCCTTCCTGCTGGCGATAGCCCCGTTTCATATTTACTATGCCCAGGAAGCGCGCATGTACGCGCTGCTCACCCTGTGGGCAACGCTGCTGGTGTCCAGTTTTATCGTTTTCTTACAGCAAGAAATGATCGAAGTGTCGCCGGGCCGGCGCGAACTGCCGTTGATTGGCACCACGCCCGGCTTCATCTTCGCGGTCACGGCCATCCTGGGCCTCTACACCCATTACCTGTTTCCGCTCATGCTGCTCGTGGTCAACCTGGTCTATGGCGCCTGGCTCATCAGCACCTGGGCGCGGCCGTTTCGCCGCTTGCGCATCGTGCGCTGGCTCTTCCTGCATCTGGTCATCATCTTCGGCTTCTGGGCCTGGGCCGGCATTGCCATCGAACGACTGCGCGCCTGGCCCGCGTCCGCCGTCAGCCAGCAAGGCATCGGCGCGATCCTGAACGCGCTGCGCCTGCTGGCCTTTGGCCCCACCGCCGACGCCATCGCCCCGCTCTGGTTGTGGCCGGTGCTGGCCGTCCTACTGCTTGGCTTGCTGCCGGTTGTTTTGGATGCCCGCGCCCGCGCCGCGCAACCGCCTGTGCAACCCGCGGCCGCGCCGGCGCGCAAAGCCGGATCTGCGGCCACGCGGCGCCGGTCGGGGCGCCCGCCGCGCCCCACGGTCGCCGCACCGCCAATGGCCGCCGCTCCCGACGCGCCCCCCGGCGCCTGGACAGCCTGGGTCGTGCCGGTCCTCTGGCTGCTGGCGCCCCTCGGCCTGATGTTGGCGTTCGGCCTGTTCAAAGAGGCCTATCTCAAGTTCTTACTGATCGCCAGCCCCGCCCTGGCCCTGTTGCTGGCCCGCGGCCTGCTCCTGCCGCTGGCTCTTCTGCGCAGCACCCCCCGCGTCACCGGGGCCGCCCCCACCCGTAGCGCCTGGCTGGCGCTGGCCTGGCTCACCCTGGGCCTGGTTGGCGTCAGCGCGGGCGCGGCCCTGGCGCTGAACGTCTATTACACCGACTCTGCCTTTGCCCGCGATGATTATCGCGGCATGGTGCGCACCATCAACGCGCTGGCGACACCCCAGGACGCCATTCTGCTCGATGCGCCCGGCCAGCGTGACGTTTTTTCCTACTACTACCGGGGCGATCTCCCTGTCCTGGCGCTGCCGGCGCAGCGCCCGCCGCTGGCCGCCGAGACCACCGCCACGCTGGCACGCGACCTGGCTGGCAAGCGCCGCGTCTACGCCCTCTTTTGGGCCACCGATGAAAGCGATCCGCAGCGCATCGTCGAGACCTGGCTCGATCAAAATGCCTACAAGGTGCAGGACGCCTGGCAGGGCAACGTGCGCTTCGTCATCTACAGCCTGCCGCAGGCCACAGCGCCCATGCAGCCGCTGGCCGTGACCTTTGCCCCCCTGGCCGATCTGGCCGGACTGGCGCTGAGCGTCCCCGCGCTGCCGTCCGGTGAGGTGCTGGAAATCACCCTGCGCTGGCAAGTCAAGGCCGCTACCGCGCAGCGCTACAAGGTCTTCCTGCAGCTCCTCGACGGCGCGGACCAGGTGTGGGCGCAGCGTGACGCCGAACCCGCGGGGGAGAGCCGGCCAACCTCCACCTGGCAGCCCGGCGAGGTGATCGAGGACCGCCACGGCCTGTTGATTGCGCCTGGCACGCCGCCCGGTCGCTATCGCCTGATTGCCGGCCTGTACGACGCCGCGACCGGCGTTCGCCTGCGCACCTCAGACGCTGACTTTGTTGACCTGGGCCTCATCGAGGTCACCCGGCCGGATGCGCCCTGGCCGCGGGCAGCCTTCACCATGCAAACCGTCGTTGACCGGCAGCTTGGCGATGTCATCCTCCTCGGCTACAACCACTACCCGCGCGGATTCAGCCATGCGCCGGAAACCCCGCTGCGCCGCGGCGACATCCTGCACCTCGATCTTTTCTGGCAAGCTGTGGCTACGCCCATGCAGGGCCAGCAGATGACCGTCAGCCTCGATGGCCCGGCCAGCAGCCAGGTGGTCAGCGAAGCGGGGCCGTTGGCGAGCGCCGGCTATCCCTCATCACAGTGGCAGCCAGGCGAAATCGTGCGCGGCCAGCTCGACCTGACCCTGCCGGCTGACCTTCCGGCCGGGGTCTACAGGGTAGTCATGCATGTGCCGGGAACCATACCGATTGCTGGCGCAGATATCGGAATGGTGAACATAGAGTAG
- a CDS encoding cellulase family glycosylhydrolase: MPAGERGLRPELNNSPHQRRAPGLSFLTGRRALCAGLALLALLLAGLFVWRQPLRAWLVNLSGEKDLLPQLKALGDVSAGLLRPAVQTADLTPVQFAGVNPFGVNVFLEQEVEPEKRELAVKLAADAGFHWLRQEFPWEDIEISGKGDFWDHKFDHSAWDKYDHIVTLAEKYHLELIVRLSNPPAWTRRGGNATGTYAPPDNFADYGDFVATVVSRYQGRVRFYQLWNEPNIYPEWGERPVNPEEYAELLKVGATRARTADPNVVIILGALASTIELTPTPPYGLNDLVYLQRLYDAGAAPYFDILAMQGYGLWSGPTDRRMHPRVINFSRPRFVRDLMVRNGDAAKPIWISEMNWNAVPDDIPDKRFGQVSEGEQAQNIVLAYQRLQAEWPWLGVANVWYLKRASDQWEQERKPEAYFRLLTPDFRPLPAYDALATYTARPPQLGRGFHQEDHWALTYEGNWQTISDKLAVLGQYRRSIEADASLRFTVDGRRVTLVMPPGGTAHPQASVDGRPIALQPDRADPARLSFRVPTGTHQVLLAGAFAIDGLIIE; this comes from the coding sequence ATGCCAGCAGGCGAACGTGGACTTCGTCCAGAACTGAACAACTCACCGCACCAACGCAGAGCGCCGGGCCTGTCTTTCCTGACTGGCCGCCGGGCGCTCTGCGCCGGCCTGGCCCTGCTGGCACTGCTGCTGGCGGGGCTTTTTGTCTGGCGCCAGCCGTTACGCGCCTGGCTCGTCAACCTCAGCGGGGAGAAAGACCTCCTGCCCCAGCTCAAAGCCCTGGGCGACGTCAGCGCCGGCCTGCTGCGGCCCGCCGTGCAGACGGCCGATCTGACGCCCGTGCAATTTGCCGGCGTCAACCCGTTTGGCGTCAACGTCTTCCTGGAGCAGGAGGTGGAGCCGGAAAAGCGCGAGTTGGCCGTCAAGCTGGCGGCCGACGCGGGCTTTCACTGGCTGCGCCAGGAATTTCCCTGGGAAGATATCGAGATCAGCGGCAAGGGCGATTTCTGGGATCACAAATTTGATCATTCGGCCTGGGACAAGTACGACCACATCGTGACCCTGGCCGAAAAATACCATCTCGAACTGATCGTGCGTCTCAGCAACCCGCCCGCGTGGACGCGGCGCGGCGGCAACGCGACCGGCACCTACGCGCCCCCCGACAACTTCGCCGATTACGGCGATTTCGTAGCAACCGTCGTCAGCCGTTACCAGGGCCGGGTGCGCTTCTACCAGCTCTGGAACGAACCGAACATCTACCCGGAGTGGGGCGAGCGGCCGGTCAACCCGGAGGAGTACGCAGAGTTGCTCAAAGTGGGCGCGACGCGTGCCCGTACCGCCGACCCCAACGTCGTCATCATTTTGGGCGCGCTGGCCTCCACCATCGAACTGACGCCGACCCCGCCCTATGGCCTCAATGATTTGGTCTATCTGCAGCGCCTGTATGATGCCGGCGCCGCGCCCTACTTCGACATCCTGGCGATGCAGGGCTACGGCCTCTGGTCTGGCCCGACGGACCGCCGCATGCACCCGCGCGTCATCAACTTCAGCCGCCCGCGCTTCGTGCGCGACCTGATGGTACGCAATGGCGACGCGGCCAAGCCGATCTGGATCAGCGAGATGAACTGGAACGCCGTGCCCGACGACATCCCGGACAAGCGCTTCGGCCAGGTCAGCGAGGGGGAGCAGGCGCAAAACATCGTCCTGGCCTACCAGCGCCTGCAGGCCGAATGGCCCTGGCTGGGCGTCGCCAACGTCTGGTACCTCAAGCGGGCCAGCGACCAATGGGAACAGGAGCGCAAACCGGAGGCTTACTTTCGCCTGCTCACGCCCGATTTTCGCCCGCTGCCGGCCTATGACGCGTTGGCGACCTACACCGCCCGACCGCCGCAGCTCGGCCGTGGCTTTCATCAGGAAGATCATTGGGCATTGACGTATGAAGGAAACTGGCAAACCATCAGCGATAAGCTCGCTGTGCTTGGACAATACCGCCGCAGCATCGAGGCAGACGCCAGCCTGCGCTTCACCGTGGACGGCCGCCGCGTCACCCTGGTCATGCCGCCTGGGGGGACCGCCCACCCGCAGGCCAGCGTGGACGGCCGGCCGATTGCCCTGCAGCCAGATAGAGCCGATCCGGCGCGGCTGTCCTTCCGCGTGCCGACAGGAACCCACCAGGTGTTGCTGGCCGGCGCTTTTGCCATAGATGGCCTCATCATCGAATAG
- a CDS encoding SH3 domain-containing protein produces the protein MNRLSKIAWLSLLALFVLSGCGAAPTPAPIPTRTPQPTFTPTPDWTPTPALAPTKTPTPEPTATPTSAEPPTAVPTNTPEAKPAAVVTSPSANVRTGPGTGYPLVGRVLRGNRLEITGKNDGVTWWQVCCVSGKQGWIINDLVRVEGNVGSVPIVSGIAPPPAAPTRAPAPTATPIPPPQPTAPPAYAYRVGNTRCFPNSGITYIEGKVLDRSGAGKNGVTVVFSYAPDGPPVASYLTGTDAGKVGGYTHIIQFDGPREGTWSVWTVDGGRRSSVIATVKTDGVAGDGKCQQANVDFVQN, from the coding sequence ATGAACCGTTTGTCGAAAATTGCCTGGCTCTCCCTCCTGGCTCTCTTTGTGCTCAGCGGCTGCGGCGCCGCACCCACCCCGGCGCCCATTCCCACGCGCACGCCCCAGCCAACTTTCACGCCGACCCCGGACTGGACCCCCACCCCGGCCCTGGCGCCGACCAAGACGCCCACGCCGGAACCGACCGCCACGCCGACATCTGCTGAACCGCCCACGGCCGTGCCCACCAACACCCCTGAGGCCAAGCCGGCCGCGGTTGTCACCTCGCCATCGGCCAACGTGCGCACCGGCCCTGGCACCGGCTACCCGCTGGTTGGCCGCGTCCTGCGCGGCAACCGCCTTGAAATCACCGGCAAGAACGATGGCGTCACCTGGTGGCAGGTGTGCTGTGTCTCCGGCAAGCAGGGCTGGATCATCAACGACCTGGTGCGCGTCGAAGGCAACGTGGGCAGTGTGCCCATTGTGAGCGGCATTGCCCCACCGCCGGCCGCACCGACGCGGGCGCCGGCGCCAACCGCTACCCCGATACCGCCGCCGCAGCCAACCGCCCCACCGGCCTATGCCTATCGGGTTGGCAACACACGCTGCTTCCCCAACTCCGGTATCACCTACATCGAAGGCAAAGTGCTGGACAGGAGCGGTGCGGGCAAGAACGGTGTGACCGTGGTCTTCTCCTACGCGCCCGACGGGCCACCCGTGGCGTCATATCTGACCGGCACCGATGCCGGCAAGGTGGGCGGTTACACGCACATCATTCAGTTCGATGGACCGCGCGAGGGTACCTGGTCCGTTTGGACCGTGGATGGTGGCCGGCGCTCGTCCGTCATTGCCACCGTCAAGACGGATGGCGTCGCCGGGGATGGTAAATGCCAGCAGGCGAACGTGGACTTCGTCCAGAACTGA